The proteins below come from a single Stutzerimonas stutzeri RCH2 genomic window:
- a CDS encoding curlin associated repeat-containing protein produces MTHPALPRITLVFALIAGSIGAPLHAADLMDNGDLSPVGISSAVSAAQRAVPLSSSQAAYVQQMGQGNLADLRQSGQALNAQILQQGSDQEAFILQHGDNLLAIVEQVGQGNFADIRQTGSDNQASISQYGAYNDARIEQTGSGLRSTVTQFGIGQQINIVQGR; encoded by the coding sequence ATGACCCATCCTGCCCTGCCCCGCATCACGCTCGTATTTGCACTCATTGCCGGCTCGATCGGCGCGCCGCTGCACGCTGCCGACCTGATGGATAACGGCGACCTTTCGCCGGTCGGCATTTCGAGCGCGGTTTCCGCTGCGCAGCGGGCGGTCCCGCTGTCCTCCTCACAGGCGGCCTATGTGCAGCAGATGGGCCAAGGCAACCTGGCCGACCTGCGCCAGAGCGGCCAGGCCCTGAATGCCCAGATACTGCAGCAGGGTTCGGACCAGGAAGCCTTCATCCTTCAGCACGGCGACAATCTGCTGGCCATCGTCGAACAGGTCGGCCAGGGCAACTTCGCCGACATCCGCCAGACCGGCAGCGACAACCAGGCCAGCATCAGCCAGTACGGCGCCTATAACGACGCACGCATCGAACAGACCGGGAGCGGGCTGCGCAGCACCGTCACCCAGTTCGGCATCGGCCAGCAGATCAACATCGTGCAGGGTCGATAA
- a CDS encoding OPT family oligopeptide transporter has protein sequence MIATNLAVSPRELTARALLTGLLLGALLAPSNVYSGLKIGWSFNMSIIALLIGFAFWQSMSVAFGRPRWSLLESNINQTTASSCASIISGGLVAPIPAYTLLTGQQLDSLPLMAWVFSVSFLGIWVAWYLRPSLIVESGLRFPEGMATLATLQQIYSHGAEAGRRLWVLGSAALLAAASKLIDAFFWTLPRWAPSAQLERLTFSFEPSLLLLGFGGIIGLRVGLSLLLGAVLAWGLIAPWLLAEGLVRLPAGAQGPQFALLIEWLLWPGVSLMVCATLTSLGLRLLRSRSSAVPRQPKSRRPNGWPIGGFVLAVLLVLVLQVSLFGIDLWLALLSIPLALMLAMVAARVVGATGIPPIGAIGQLSQLGFGVFAPGQVPVNLMSANTAGGAAGQCTDLLNDFKVGHVIGAAPGRQAVAQCCGILLGSVVGVLAYQLLIPNPQSMLITPEWPAPAVATWKAVAEALTGGLGALAADVRWAMLAGALCGVLLGTLEGLLPERRLRWLPSSAALGLAFIIPASISLMMTLGAVLAWAFASRWRSLGERFVIVAAAGLVAGESMAGVGASLWQLLR, from the coding sequence ATGATCGCGACCAACCTTGCCGTTTCGCCTCGGGAACTGACTGCGCGTGCTTTGCTTACCGGGCTGTTGCTCGGTGCGCTATTGGCGCCGTCCAATGTGTACTCCGGCCTCAAAATCGGCTGGTCGTTCAATATGTCGATCATCGCGCTGCTGATCGGCTTCGCTTTTTGGCAGAGCATGTCCGTTGCGTTCGGCCGTCCGCGCTGGTCATTGCTGGAAAGCAACATCAACCAGACCACCGCTTCGTCCTGCGCGTCGATCATCTCCGGCGGGCTGGTGGCGCCGATTCCGGCTTACACGCTGCTCACCGGTCAGCAGCTGGACAGCCTGCCGCTGATGGCCTGGGTGTTCTCGGTGAGCTTTCTCGGCATCTGGGTCGCCTGGTATCTGCGGCCGTCGTTGATCGTCGAGTCGGGGCTGCGCTTTCCCGAAGGCATGGCAACCCTGGCGACGCTGCAGCAGATCTACAGCCATGGCGCCGAAGCCGGTCGAAGACTCTGGGTGCTGGGCAGTGCGGCGCTGCTGGCGGCGGCGAGCAAGCTGATCGATGCCTTCTTCTGGACGCTGCCGCGCTGGGCACCTTCGGCGCAGCTGGAGCGCCTGACGTTCAGCTTCGAACCCTCGCTGCTGTTGCTCGGTTTTGGCGGCATCATCGGCCTGCGTGTCGGCCTGTCGCTGTTGCTCGGTGCCGTGCTGGCCTGGGGGTTGATCGCGCCCTGGCTGCTGGCCGAAGGCCTGGTGCGCCTGCCGGCCGGTGCGCAGGGGCCGCAGTTCGCCTTATTGATCGAATGGCTGCTGTGGCCCGGCGTGAGCCTGATGGTCTGCGCCACGCTGACTTCGCTGGGGTTGCGCCTGCTGCGTTCGCGCTCGTCAGCGGTACCCCGACAGCCGAAGTCGCGGCGCCCAAATGGTTGGCCAATCGGGGGTTTCGTGCTGGCGGTGCTCCTGGTACTGGTGTTGCAGGTCAGCCTGTTCGGCATCGATCTCTGGCTGGCGTTGCTGTCGATTCCGCTGGCGCTGATGCTGGCGATGGTCGCCGCGCGGGTGGTCGGCGCCACCGGGATTCCGCCAATCGGTGCCATCGGCCAGCTGTCGCAGCTGGGTTTCGGTGTGTTCGCGCCGGGCCAGGTGCCGGTCAATCTGATGAGCGCCAACACCGCTGGTGGCGCGGCGGGGCAGTGCACCGATCTGCTTAATGACTTCAAGGTCGGCCACGTCATCGGTGCGGCGCCGGGGCGGCAGGCGGTGGCGCAGTGCTGCGGCATTCTGTTGGGCAGCGTGGTCGGCGTGCTGGCCTATCAGCTGCTGATTCCCAACCCGCAGAGCATGCTGATCACCCCGGAGTGGCCGGCCCCGGCAGTCGCCACCTGGAAGGCGGTCGCCGAAGCATTGACCGGTGGCCTCGGCGCGCTGGCTGCGGATGTGCGCTGGGCGATGCTGGCTGGTGCGCTCTGTGGCGTGCTGCTCGGGACGCTCGAGGGCTTGCTGCCGGAGCGCCGCCTGCGCTGGTTGCCGAGTTCCGCGGCGCTCGGCCTGGCATTCATCATTCCGGCGTCGATTTCGCTGATGATGACTCTCGGTGCAGTGCTGGCCTGGGCGTTCGCCTCGCGTTGGCGCAGCCTTGGCGAGCGTTTCGTGATCGTCGCCGCAGCCGGGCTGGTCGCCGGTGAAAGCATGGCCGGCGTCGGCGCATCGCTCTGGCAACTGCTGCGCTGA
- a CDS encoding helix-turn-helix transcriptional regulator: MFFRHFLGEQAQVEVSLAGLESAEHTGADLFLVDAGHSEAEQISSLIDQLDEQTPVALVNIVPEQAEQLVEKHPVIRGVFYSHATREHLLEGIRVLLQGGDWLPRVLTERLLGQWRRMRQLAETKSSLTLREREILSLAGKGLSNAEIAEQLCLSPHTIKSHIHNLLRKIGASNRAEAAYLLRSHLDWDKTCSA; the protein is encoded by the coding sequence CTGTTTTTTCGTCACTTTCTCGGCGAGCAGGCGCAAGTCGAGGTTTCGCTGGCCGGACTGGAATCGGCTGAGCACACGGGTGCCGATCTGTTTCTGGTGGACGCCGGCCATAGCGAGGCTGAACAGATTTCCAGCCTGATCGATCAGCTGGACGAGCAGACACCGGTGGCGCTGGTGAACATTGTCCCCGAACAGGCCGAACAGCTGGTGGAAAAGCACCCGGTGATTCGCGGTGTCTTCTACAGCCACGCCACCCGCGAACATCTGCTCGAAGGTATCCGCGTGCTGTTGCAGGGCGGCGACTGGCTGCCGCGCGTGCTGACCGAGCGTTTGTTGGGACAATGGCGGCGGATGCGCCAGCTAGCCGAAACCAAATCGAGCCTGACGCTGCGTGAGCGGGAGATCCTCAGCCTGGCGGGCAAGGGGCTGTCGAATGCGGAGATCGCCGAGCAGTTGTGCCTGAGCCCGCATACGATCAAGAGCCATATCCACAACCTGCTACGCAAGATCGGCGCCTCCAACCGAGCCGAGGCGGCCTACCTGCTGCGCAGTCATCTGGATTGGGACAAGACCTGCAGCGCCTGA